The following coding sequences lie in one Chelatococcus sp. YT9 genomic window:
- a CDS encoding MFS transporter produces MTFVARVQKHFFYGWIIVAAGFCAQMITSISMQGLAIYAQPLRQEFGWTAAQMSFGRSIQTVDTLLGPLGGALVDRFGAKRLMIAGTILYCAAFALFGTMSSLVGFYIACLSMGLANSLIGLLTVSQLVNSWFSARRSTAMGLAVAGFAVAGFVALPLIVLAESHVGWRLTAIGTGFAIVGFGLPVMLLVRSHPEALGLRPDGQPVPVAGALPPKPSGSEGLSLRQALGTNAFWFVTAAMAFSNFHQAALLVHLFPYLEGVSGRAVATLFLAEVNVFNLAGRIFGGMLGDLAPKRVLLGTNVVAAAAALMILAASPSVIAIAIFAAIFGFAWGTRTAVSSALIGEYFGRRSYGKIAGIVQTFAAVVTIISPVAVGLMLDASVGYAQVFIALAALTALSGLFFFLAHRPTPKGAMP; encoded by the coding sequence GGTTTTTGCGCGCAGATGATCACCAGCATCTCCATGCAGGGGCTTGCCATCTACGCCCAGCCGTTGCGCCAGGAGTTCGGCTGGACGGCGGCGCAGATGTCGTTCGGGCGCTCGATCCAGACGGTCGATACGCTTCTAGGGCCCTTGGGTGGTGCCCTTGTTGACCGGTTTGGCGCCAAGCGCCTGATGATTGCGGGAACGATCCTCTATTGCGCAGCCTTTGCCCTTTTTGGGACGATGAGTTCGCTGGTTGGCTTCTACATTGCCTGTCTGAGTATGGGCCTTGCCAATAGTCTGATCGGCCTTCTCACGGTCAGCCAACTCGTCAATAGTTGGTTTTCTGCACGCCGTTCCACGGCCATGGGGCTTGCTGTCGCGGGATTCGCGGTGGCGGGCTTTGTTGCGCTTCCGTTGATCGTCCTGGCTGAGAGCCATGTTGGCTGGCGTCTTACCGCTATCGGCACCGGCTTCGCGATCGTTGGTTTCGGCCTTCCGGTGATGCTGCTGGTGCGCAGCCATCCTGAAGCACTGGGGCTGAGGCCCGACGGGCAGCCAGTGCCCGTCGCGGGCGCGCTTCCCCCCAAGCCTTCCGGATCCGAGGGGCTTTCGCTGCGCCAGGCGCTCGGGACAAACGCATTCTGGTTCGTGACTGCGGCCATGGCGTTTTCGAATTTCCATCAGGCGGCGCTCCTGGTGCATCTCTTTCCGTATCTCGAGGGGGTCTCAGGCCGCGCTGTCGCTACCCTCTTTCTCGCCGAGGTGAATGTCTTCAATCTTGCCGGCCGCATCTTTGGCGGCATGCTTGGCGACCTTGCGCCGAAGCGTGTGCTCCTCGGCACCAACGTCGTCGCCGCGGCCGCGGCCCTCATGATTCTCGCTGCTTCACCCAGCGTGATCGCCATCGCGATCTTTGCCGCGATTTTCGGCTTCGCCTGGGGTACGCGCACCGCCGTATCAAGCGCCCTTATCGGGGAATATTTCGGCCGCCGCTCCTACGGCAAGATCGCGGGCATCGTGCAGACCTTCGCGGCGGTCGTCACCATCATCAGTCCGGTCGCTGTCGGGCTTATGCTCGACGCCTCCGTGGGCTATGCGCAGGTCTTCATCGCGCTCGCGGCGCTGACGGCCCTTTCAGGCCTATTCTTCTTTCTCGCTCACAGGCCAACTCCGAAAGGAGCGATGCCATGA
- a CDS encoding peptide deformylase — MTARPILRYPDPRLRDVAQAVVAFDGALRQLADDVADTLEAAAGLGLTAPHIGILQRVVVISMPEDRTARIYVNPTIVEASETLMRHEEGSLSMPGVSAEVERPREVVWRYQDLNGNEHTERAEGLLAICLQHEIDQLDGIFWLQRLSRLKRERLVKQYDKLHKRG, encoded by the coding sequence ATGACAGCGCGTCCCATCCTGCGCTATCCCGATCCCCGCCTGCGTGACGTCGCGCAGGCTGTGGTCGCTTTCGATGGGGCGCTACGTCAACTGGCGGATGATGTCGCCGATACGCTCGAGGCAGCCGCCGGCCTCGGACTCACGGCGCCCCATATCGGGATCCTGCAAAGGGTTGTGGTCATCAGCATGCCTGAGGACCGGACCGCCCGCATCTATGTTAATCCGACGATCGTTGAGGCCTCCGAGACGCTCATGCGCCATGAGGAAGGCAGCTTATCCATGCCGGGTGTATCCGCCGAGGTGGAGCGGCCGCGCGAGGTGGTCTGGCGATATCAGGATCTGAATGGCAATGAGCACACCGAGAGGGCGGAGGGGCTCCTCGCGATCTGCCTGCAACACGAGATAGACCAGCTCGATGGCATCTTTTGGCTACAACGGCTGTCGCGCCTGAAACGCGAGCGGCTCGTCAAGCAGTACGACAAGCTGCATAAGCGAGGCTAG
- a CDS encoding GtrA family protein, whose protein sequence is MLNRESAAKVAAFLIAGGVGFLVDAGLLWVGLNSWELSALSARGISFTAAMLTTWVLNRSIAFARQRDRGRSRGSELALYGLCTLFSGAINIGLYLLVIAALGREGLLPFIALAAGVGAGLVSNFLLYNFVVFRSSAIRS, encoded by the coding sequence ATGCTGAACAGGGAGAGCGCTGCTAAGGTTGCAGCCTTCCTTATTGCGGGCGGTGTCGGTTTCCTGGTCGATGCCGGCCTGTTGTGGGTCGGCCTCAACAGCTGGGAGCTCTCGGCGCTCTCGGCTCGGGGCATCTCCTTCACCGCCGCCATGTTGACGACTTGGGTGCTCAACCGCAGCATCGCCTTTGCCAGGCAGCGGGACCGCGGCCGTAGCCGTGGCTCGGAGCTTGCCCTTTATGGTCTCTGCACGCTCTTTTCAGGCGCCATCAACATCGGACTCTATCTTCTCGTCATCGCAGCGCTCGGACGTGAAGGCCTCCTCCCCTTCATTGCGCTGGCAGCCGGCGTAGGCGCCGGGCTCGTCTCCAACTTCCTGCTCTATAACTTCGTCGTTTTCAGAAGTTCGGCCATCCGTTCGTGA
- a CDS encoding glycosyltransferase family 2 protein, protein MSSEPRIAVLVPCYNEAASIGAVIRDFRASLPQADIFVYDNNSTDDTVAIATAAGAIVRSEPRQGKGFVVRRMFADVDADVYVIVDGDDTYDAASAPRLVELVLRDNCDLVNGARVPTNEAAFRAGHKFGNRMLSTLVSMIFGKRNNDMLSGYKALSRRMVKSFPIKSSGFEIETELLIHVLELGLPVAEIQTPYRERGEGSESKLRTYRDGFRIIWLISHLIRDEKPLQFFAAVAAVLALLAIAFGVPVVVTFAETGLVPRLPTALLATGLVISSLLALTAGLVLDSVARARREFKLLSYLSLAAPAANRR, encoded by the coding sequence ATGTCGTCCGAACCACGCATCGCCGTTTTGGTACCCTGCTACAACGAGGCCGCGTCGATCGGTGCGGTGATCAGGGACTTTCGCGCAAGCCTGCCTCAAGCCGACATCTTCGTCTACGATAACAATTCTACTGACGATACCGTGGCCATCGCGACGGCAGCAGGTGCCATCGTGCGGAGCGAGCCCCGGCAGGGCAAAGGTTTCGTTGTGCGCCGCATGTTCGCGGATGTCGATGCCGACGTTTACGTGATCGTCGATGGCGACGACACCTATGACGCCGCATCGGCTCCCCGCCTCGTCGAGCTTGTCCTGCGTGACAATTGTGATCTCGTGAATGGCGCACGCGTGCCCACAAACGAGGCCGCTTTCCGGGCCGGGCACAAGTTCGGGAACAGGATGCTGTCGACCCTCGTCAGCATGATCTTCGGCAAGCGCAACAACGACATGCTCTCGGGCTACAAGGCCCTGTCCCGCCGGATGGTGAAATCTTTCCCCATCAAGAGCAGCGGCTTCGAGATCGAAACGGAGCTCTTGATTCACGTCCTCGAGCTTGGTCTCCCCGTGGCGGAAATCCAAACCCCATATCGCGAGCGCGGAGAGGGATCAGAGAGTAAGCTGCGTACCTATCGCGACGGCTTCCGCATTATCTGGTTGATCAGCCATCTCATTCGCGACGAGAAGCCCCTGCAGTTCTTCGCGGCAGTCGCTGCCGTGCTCGCGCTCCTTGCCATCGCCTTCGGCGTGCCGGTCGTCGTCACGTTCGCGGAAACCGGTCTCGTGCCAAGACTGCCGACCGCTCTGTTGGCGACCGGACTTGTCATTTCGTCGCTTCTGGCGTTGACGGCGGGGCTCGTTCTCGACAGCGTCGCCCGCGCGCGTCGCGAGTTCAAGCTGTTGAGCTATCTCAGCTTGGCAGCCCCCGCAGCAAATCGTCGGTGA
- a CDS encoding ABC transporter ATP-binding protein produces MDAGQAPLLQAPLLQAPLLSVRDLSIDFYTATKVVHAVRNVSFDVAAGERVGLVGESGSGKTTTALALMRMIKPPGRIAGGTAHLGEMDLLSLQGRAIREARLRHVSYVPQGAMNALNPVLRIREQILDGVTDHGGPLAKAAQDTLVAEVLTSVGLPEAVAMRYPHQLSGGMKQRACIAIAIALKPSLIIADEPTSALDVITQRQVMKTLTQVQERMGCGLILIGHDMGLMAQVADRMIVMQDGLIVEDAAVRSLFRQPRHSYSRMLIESVPTLGARQEPDGRADGALPSRSTEPLLAFEKVSKTFGGGLFAGPPKTALAPCSFRLESDAPRIVAVVGQSGSGKTTMARLVLGFETPSAGAVLYRGHNLAQLSRDAARRYRRDVQAIFQDPYGSFNPFYKVDRTLAQPLLSFGLAQGRKAIYARMEEACAAVGLRAGEILGRFPHELSGGQRQRLMVARALLLKPKLIVADEPVSMVDASLRMSILANMQELRTAHGISVIYITHDLATAYHVADYVLVLHEGHLVEAGPPAEVIEKPAHPYTRSLVEAIPWPDPDRRWPELNPDLRAAWSAPPVMRSTIAGFELRAA; encoded by the coding sequence ATGGATGCCGGACAAGCTCCTCTCCTCCAAGCCCCCCTCCTCCAAGCTCCGCTCCTCTCCGTGCGGGATCTCAGCATCGATTTCTACACAGCCACGAAAGTCGTCCATGCCGTGCGCAACGTCTCATTCGACGTCGCGGCAGGCGAACGCGTCGGGCTCGTCGGCGAATCCGGTTCCGGCAAGACAACGACGGCGCTCGCGCTCATGCGTATGATCAAGCCGCCCGGCCGCATCGCGGGCGGTACCGCGCATCTCGGCGAGATGGATCTATTGTCTTTGCAAGGGCGCGCGATCCGTGAGGCGCGTCTACGCCACGTCTCCTATGTTCCGCAGGGCGCGATGAATGCGCTGAACCCGGTGCTCCGCATCCGGGAGCAGATTCTGGACGGCGTGACCGACCACGGCGGGCCTCTCGCGAAGGCCGCGCAGGATACGCTTGTGGCGGAGGTGCTCACGAGCGTCGGTCTGCCAGAAGCGGTTGCCATGCGCTATCCGCATCAGCTCTCCGGGGGCATGAAGCAGCGCGCCTGCATCGCCATTGCCATTGCATTGAAGCCAAGCCTGATCATCGCCGACGAACCGACGAGCGCGCTCGATGTCATCACCCAGCGCCAGGTCATGAAAACCCTGACGCAAGTTCAGGAGCGAATGGGTTGCGGCCTGATCCTCATCGGTCATGACATGGGCCTCATGGCACAGGTCGCCGACCGCATGATCGTGATGCAGGACGGTCTGATCGTCGAGGACGCTGCAGTACGCAGCCTGTTCCGCCAGCCGCGGCACAGCTACTCGCGCATGCTCATCGAGAGCGTGCCAACACTTGGGGCGCGCCAGGAGCCCGATGGTAGAGCGGATGGTGCCTTGCCGTCGCGATCGACGGAGCCCCTGCTTGCCTTCGAGAAAGTCAGCAAGACATTCGGCGGAGGTCTTTTCGCGGGCCCGCCCAAGACGGCCCTGGCGCCTTGCAGTTTTCGGCTCGAGAGCGACGCGCCACGCATTGTGGCGGTCGTCGGCCAATCGGGCTCGGGAAAGACCACGATGGCCCGCCTCGTCCTCGGCTTCGAGACGCCGAGTGCTGGCGCTGTGCTCTATCGCGGGCACAACCTGGCGCAGCTTTCGCGTGACGCGGCGCGTCGCTATCGTCGGGACGTCCAGGCGATTTTCCAGGATCCCTATGGCTCATTCAATCCGTTCTACAAGGTTGATCGCACCCTCGCGCAACCTCTCCTCAGCTTTGGCCTCGCCCAAGGGCGGAAGGCCATTTATGCACGGATGGAAGAAGCCTGCGCCGCCGTGGGCCTGCGTGCCGGCGAAATTCTCGGCCGCTTCCCGCATGAGCTCTCGGGCGGTCAGCGTCAGCGCCTGATGGTTGCCCGCGCTCTCCTGCTGAAGCCGAAGCTGATCGTCGCCGACGAACCCGTGTCGATGGTCGACGCGTCCCTCCGCATGTCCATCCTTGCGAATATGCAGGAGCTGCGCACCGCTCATGGCATCTCGGTGATCTATATCACCCATGACCTGGCGACCGCCTATCATGTCGCCGACTATGTGCTGGTGCTGCACGAAGGACATCTCGTGGAGGCCGGCCCCCCCGCCGAGGTCATAGAAAAGCCCGCTCACCCCTATACGCGCAGCTTGGTTGAGGCCATTCCATGGCCTGACCCGGATCGGCGCTGGCCGGAACTTAATCCGGATCTGCGCGCCGCCTGGTCCGCTCCGCCCGTGATGCGCAGTACAATCGCGGGCTTCGAACTGCGCGCCGCGTGA
- a CDS encoding ABC transporter permease produces MSDRVVQIAEEADWGSFHGKMLACGRYLLRNPSLVMGLGLILALGAFTLFGRLIMDVKLAAPLSAPPAAPPGPDLPLGSDPQGRNLMAVMIEGTWLTIRTGVIAGGLGVVVGSAIGFISAYFGGTTDRIITWCVDVLLTVPAILFLVMISAVVQTGLTSVGMALIVAALAWRRPARQVRSQMLVMRSSGYVDMAKLSGLGPLRIIFFEIAPNLLPFLVSSFVTAVAAAILASVGLEAMGLGPQNEPTLGMTIFWIMEFSAFLRGLWWWILPPVGILIVLFVGLYLINAGLDELANPRLRRRA; encoded by the coding sequence ATGTCAGATCGTGTCGTGCAGATCGCCGAAGAGGCCGACTGGGGTTCGTTCCACGGGAAGATGCTGGCCTGCGGTCGCTACCTCCTGCGCAATCCCTCCCTTGTGATGGGCCTTGGGCTAATCCTTGCACTCGGTGCCTTCACCCTTTTTGGCCGGCTCATCATGGACGTGAAGCTTGCCGCGCCCCTCTCAGCGCCGCCTGCCGCACCACCCGGCCCGGATTTGCCGCTTGGATCAGATCCGCAAGGCCGCAACCTCATGGCGGTGATGATCGAGGGTACCTGGCTCACCATCCGAACAGGCGTCATCGCAGGCGGGCTCGGCGTCGTGGTCGGCAGTGCGATCGGCTTCATCAGCGCCTATTTCGGCGGCACGACGGACCGCATTATCACCTGGTGCGTCGACGTGCTGCTGACGGTTCCTGCCATCCTCTTCCTCGTCATGATCTCCGCCGTGGTGCAGACGGGCCTCACCTCGGTCGGGATGGCACTCATCGTCGCTGCACTCGCGTGGCGCCGCCCCGCCCGGCAGGTCCGCAGCCAGATGCTTGTGATGCGATCATCGGGCTATGTCGATATGGCGAAGCTCTCGGGCCTTGGCCCGCTGCGCATCATCTTCTTCGAGATTGCGCCCAATCTTCTGCCCTTCCTTGTCTCCTCCTTTGTCACCGCGGTCGCGGCCGCGATTCTCGCCAGCGTCGGGCTGGAGGCGATGGGTCTCGGCCCACAGAACGAGCCGACGCTGGGCATGACAATATTCTGGATCATGGAGTTCTCGGCCTTCCTGCGGGGGCTGTGGTGGTGGATCCTCCCACCGGTCGGAATCCTCATCGTTCTCTTTGTCGGTCTTTATCTCATCAATGCGGGCCTCGATGAACTCGCCAATCCGCGCCTGCGAAGGAGGGCATGA
- a CDS encoding ABC transporter permease, which yields MPLRLIARRLVMVLAVVWAAGTINFFIPRIAPKNPIAEKLTQMAGTSGVDPAKIKEMAEAFNVKFGLDKPLWQQYLSYLHDVFTFDFGQSITQYPVRVSALIGAAMPWTIGLMVTTTLIAFILGTLLGAAAAWKRDSRILQVLSPLMMVFSAIPFYLIGLVLIYFFAAKLGWFPLSGGYGIISIPDWSWDFALEVLYHSILPALSIIIASIGTWAIGMRGMMVTVEGEDYMTFADAKGLRPGRLFLRYGMRNAVLPQVTALALYFGQIVTGAVLVEIVFAYPGVGTLLLDSIKLYDFPTIYGIVFILTLTVALSMLIVDLIYPLLDPRVRVEA from the coding sequence GTGCCCCTTCGCCTGATAGCGCGTCGTCTCGTGATGGTGCTGGCCGTTGTTTGGGCTGCTGGCACGATCAATTTTTTCATCCCTCGGATCGCGCCGAAGAATCCAATCGCCGAAAAGCTCACGCAAATGGCGGGCACATCCGGCGTCGATCCGGCGAAGATCAAGGAAATGGCCGAAGCGTTCAACGTCAAGTTCGGCTTGGACAAACCACTCTGGCAGCAGTATTTGAGCTATCTCCATGATGTATTCACGTTCGATTTCGGCCAGTCCATCACGCAATATCCCGTGCGAGTCTCAGCGCTGATCGGCGCGGCGATGCCCTGGACGATCGGCCTGATGGTCACGACGACATTGATCGCCTTCATTCTCGGAACATTGCTCGGCGCCGCTGCCGCCTGGAAGCGCGACAGCCGCATACTGCAGGTGTTGTCGCCGCTCATGATGGTCTTCTCGGCGATCCCGTTCTATTTGATCGGTCTCGTACTCATCTACTTCTTTGCTGCCAAGCTCGGCTGGTTCCCCCTCTCCGGCGGCTACGGCATCATCTCCATTCCCGACTGGTCGTGGGATTTCGCGCTGGAAGTGCTGTACCACTCCATCTTGCCTGCGCTGTCCATCATCATCGCTTCGATCGGCACCTGGGCCATCGGCATGCGCGGCATGATGGTGACGGTCGAAGGCGAGGACTACATGACCTTTGCCGACGCAAAGGGCCTTCGCCCCGGCCGCCTCTTCCTGCGCTACGGCATGCGCAACGCGGTACTCCCGCAAGTCACTGCTCTTGCCCTCTATTTCGGTCAGATTGTCACTGGTGCAGTTCTCGTCGAGATCGTCTTTGCGTATCCCGGCGTCGGCACCTTGTTACTCGACTCGATCAAGCTTTACGACTTCCCGACGATATACGGCATCGTCTTCATCCTGACGCTGACGGTCGCCCTGTCGATGCTCATCGTGGACCTGATCTATCCCTTGCTCGATCCACGCGTGCGGGTGGAGGCCTGA
- a CDS encoding ABC transporter substrate-binding protein codes for MITRRSFNSLAVSMAALSVAAPKAAFSQAPGSVARNKTLIVAVQAEAPVYRNVGQANPYSINNEDFRGSIINMFEPLFYYNSNKNEVIPWVAAGLDNNDDYSSFTVKLRDGVTWSDGKPFTADDVVYTLEMLMANGKGKRDLTQSSGVAEAVKAVSKLDPLTVKIDLNKGDPRFAFKYLINYFDIGLQWLPAHVWRDISDPAAFSFFDVAKGWPLTTGPWKVTRFTDNQIFMDRRPEWWATKAGLATMPAMERVITIPGGTRDRMAQLVAANQVDIVNDIQISEVMKQLVTQNPKITTFTGKNSPYGAKDWWPTSLYFNHKSEKWADVNVRRALNHYLDRKQLIDTAYAGASEAKYDPYPGFGSLKPYIDAIRPIADKYGIGHFDKAKGDALMQQAGYTKNDAGIWAKDGKPLSAVIEAIPVLNAIGPVVAQQLKNAGVDASFRSTPESRAIMRDGKYDLCLFGHRGSISDPYATLENYHSRNALPVGQPILLPARWSNADYDKIVDEAAKVPPNDPRLMDLVKAAMEIWMREAVEAPISEWYHRVPMNQTYWTGWPSEEDPYMQPSFWYTSGSFGYVMPKLKPAS; via the coding sequence ATGATTACCCGCCGGAGTTTCAATAGCCTCGCCGTCTCGATGGCCGCCCTGAGCGTCGCCGCCCCGAAGGCCGCGTTCAGCCAGGCGCCTGGCAGTGTTGCCCGCAACAAGACCCTGATCGTCGCCGTTCAGGCTGAGGCACCGGTCTATCGCAACGTCGGCCAAGCCAACCCCTATTCGATCAATAACGAAGATTTCCGCGGCTCGATCATCAACATGTTTGAGCCGCTGTTTTACTACAACTCCAACAAGAATGAGGTCATTCCGTGGGTTGCCGCTGGCCTTGACAACAACGATGACTATTCCTCGTTCACGGTGAAGCTGCGTGACGGCGTCACCTGGAGCGACGGCAAGCCCTTCACCGCCGATGATGTCGTCTATACGCTTGAGATGCTGATGGCGAACGGCAAGGGGAAGCGCGATCTCACACAATCGTCCGGCGTCGCCGAGGCAGTGAAAGCCGTTTCCAAGCTCGACCCGCTGACTGTGAAAATCGATCTCAACAAAGGCGACCCGCGCTTTGCTTTCAAGTATCTGATCAACTACTTCGATATCGGCTTGCAATGGCTGCCGGCCCATGTCTGGCGCGATATATCCGACCCGGCGGCATTCTCCTTTTTTGACGTCGCCAAGGGCTGGCCTCTCACCACCGGTCCGTGGAAGGTAACGCGCTTCACAGACAATCAGATCTTCATGGACAGGCGGCCGGAATGGTGGGCGACAAAGGCTGGCCTTGCGACCATGCCCGCCATGGAGCGCGTCATCACGATCCCTGGCGGCACCCGGGATCGGATGGCCCAGCTCGTCGCAGCCAACCAAGTCGATATCGTCAACGACATCCAGATCAGTGAGGTGATGAAGCAACTCGTCACCCAGAACCCGAAGATTACGACTTTTACAGGTAAGAACTCGCCTTATGGAGCGAAGGACTGGTGGCCGACCTCGCTCTATTTTAATCACAAGAGCGAGAAATGGGCTGATGTCAATGTTCGCCGCGCTCTCAACCATTATCTCGACCGTAAGCAACTCATCGATACCGCCTATGCCGGCGCGAGCGAGGCAAAATACGATCCCTATCCCGGTTTTGGCTCGCTCAAACCCTACATCGACGCAATCCGCCCCATCGCGGACAAATACGGCATTGGCCATTTTGACAAGGCCAAGGGCGACGCGCTGATGCAGCAGGCGGGCTATACGAAGAACGATGCCGGCATCTGGGCGAAGGACGGTAAGCCGCTGTCGGCCGTGATTGAGGCAATCCCGGTTCTGAATGCGATCGGGCCGGTCGTCGCCCAGCAATTGAAGAACGCCGGGGTCGACGCGAGCTTCCGCTCCACCCCAGAAAGCCGCGCGATCATGCGAGACGGCAAATACGATCTATGCCTCTTCGGCCATCGCGGCTCGATCAGCGATCCCTATGCGACGCTGGAAAACTACCACAGCCGCAATGCCCTGCCGGTGGGGCAACCGATCCTCCTGCCTGCCCGATGGTCGAATGCCGATTACGACAAGATCGTCGATGAGGCCGCAAAAGTGCCGCCTAATGATCCGCGCTTGATGGATCTCGTCAAAGCGGCGATGGAAATCTGGATGCGCGAAGCTGTCGAGGCACCCATTTCGGAATGGTACCACCGCGTTCCCATGAACCAGACTTACTGGACGGGCTGGCCGAGCGAGGAGGATCCTTATATGCAGCCGAGCTTCTGGTATACGTCCGGAAGCTTTGGCTATGTCATGCCGAAGCTTAAGCCGGCATCCTGA
- a CDS encoding SDR family oxidoreductase encodes MTIPIRTSAAAMPLTADLTGRRVLVTGASRGIAAAIARGFAACGARLALNYCAQADNRAGFADAADRLRGEIAKSGGIAATVEGDLTLPGCAEQVAAEAIASLGGIDILVLSASIQIHKDFLEQSHADVMQQLQINVLSNIAILQGVLPFMRDQSWGRVVTIGSVQETAPSGEMPIYAMTKGALENLVRNLAVQNAPYGITVNNIAPGLVQTDRNAFRRRDPAAWQAVAATANPIGRAGQPDDIVGAALYLASDAASFVTGATIQVTGGAHIPWRPNASRRHAAE; translated from the coding sequence ATGACCATTCCGATCCGCACCTCTGCCGCGGCCATGCCTCTCACGGCGGATCTCACAGGCCGTCGCGTGCTGGTGACCGGCGCCAGCCGCGGCATCGCCGCCGCCATCGCGCGTGGCTTCGCCGCATGTGGTGCGAGACTCGCCCTGAATTACTGCGCGCAGGCCGACAACCGCGCTGGCTTTGCCGATGCCGCGGATCGCCTGCGGGGCGAAATCGCAAAGTCCGGGGGCATAGCCGCGACTGTCGAAGGAGATCTCACGCTGCCCGGATGCGCAGAGCAGGTCGCCGCAGAAGCTATCGCTTCACTCGGGGGCATAGACATTCTGGTGCTCAGCGCGTCCATCCAGATTCACAAGGACTTCCTTGAGCAATCCCACGCCGATGTCATGCAGCAGCTCCAGATCAACGTGCTGTCAAATATCGCGATACTTCAGGGCGTCCTGCCCTTCATGCGCGACCAAAGCTGGGGGCGTGTCGTCACTATCGGCAGTGTTCAGGAGACGGCCCCTTCCGGCGAGATGCCTATATATGCCATGACGAAGGGCGCGCTGGAGAATCTCGTCCGTAATCTCGCCGTCCAGAACGCTCCATATGGCATTACTGTCAACAATATCGCCCCGGGCCTCGTTCAGACCGATCGCAACGCCTTTCGCCGCCGTGACCCGGCGGCATGGCAGGCGGTTGCGGCCACCGCCAATCCGATCGGCCGCGCGGGACAACCCGATGATATCGTCGGGGCGGCGCTCTATCTCGCTTCTGATGCCGCATCATTCGTCACGGGCGCGACGATCCAGGTCACAGGCGGCGCTCACATTCCATGGCGTCCCAACGCTTCACGAAGGCACGCCGCCGAGTAA
- a CDS encoding mandelate racemase/muconate lactonizing enzyme family protein, translated as MDGAKPLVIQTLHAHLVAVSQKTHWIIVELTLAEGTTGWGEATLAGAEEAVLAEIAHANTLLLGVGFAGPAEIVGRLRVAHASLARTIVMRAVEQAVLDALARRAGLSLAALLGGPERMSIPVYANINRGIADRSPAGFAARAREVVTMDGYTAVKIAPFDGLNWARADYATGQRLLADGIARIEAVREAIGPDAALLVDCHSRLSPVMAREALRAVDGASLFWFEEPLDEHAFDGETARALRSFANDRGVRIAGGEQLATMTEARDFLVRGTCDAILPDLRWTGLRSGLAILELAAASGVAVSLHNPVGPVLDRISLQMAAALPSFLILERQVRESPLFDEIRGAAGQIAGGVIAIDPLPGFGTEPDRQVLARHTTQNLTRPASLAGIAGAGGDA; from the coding sequence ATGGACGGGGCTAAGCCGCTGGTGATCCAGACCTTGCATGCCCACCTCGTGGCAGTTTCGCAGAAGACACACTGGATCATCGTCGAACTGACCCTGGCCGAGGGCACAACAGGCTGGGGGGAAGCGACGCTCGCCGGCGCGGAAGAAGCCGTTCTCGCGGAAATCGCCCACGCCAACACGCTGCTCCTCGGGGTAGGCTTCGCCGGCCCCGCGGAGATTGTCGGCCGCTTGCGCGTGGCGCATGCATCCCTGGCCCGAACAATTGTCATGCGCGCGGTGGAGCAGGCGGTTCTTGATGCGCTCGCCCGCCGCGCGGGCCTGTCGCTCGCAGCGCTCCTTGGGGGCCCCGAGCGCATGAGCATCCCCGTTTACGCCAATATCAACCGCGGCATTGCTGACCGCAGCCCCGCGGGCTTTGCCGCGCGCGCTCGCGAGGTCGTAACGATGGACGGTTATACGGCCGTCAAGATCGCCCCGTTCGATGGCCTGAACTGGGCGCGCGCCGACTACGCCACAGGCCAGCGTTTGCTCGCTGACGGCATCGCGCGGATCGAGGCCGTGCGCGAAGCGATCGGGCCAGATGCGGCCCTGCTCGTGGACTGCCACTCACGCCTTTCACCGGTAATGGCTCGGGAGGCGCTGCGCGCCGTCGACGGGGCATCTCTCTTCTGGTTCGAAGAGCCTCTTGACGAGCACGCCTTCGACGGCGAAACGGCAAGGGCGTTGCGCAGCTTTGCGAATGATCGCGGGGTCAGGATCGCCGGCGGCGAGCAGCTCGCGACGATGACCGAAGCCCGCGATTTCCTCGTGCGCGGCACATGCGACGCCATCCTGCCGGACCTGCGCTGGACAGGCCTGCGCTCTGGACTGGCAATTCTCGAACTGGCGGCCGCATCCGGTGTCGCCGTCAGCCTGCACAATCCCGTCGGTCCGGTGCTTGATCGCATCAGCCTCCAGATGGCAGCGGCACTCCCCTCCTTCCTCATTCTTGAACGGCAGGTGCGCGAGAGCCCGCTCTTTGATGAAATCCGCGGCGCAGCCGGCCAGATCGCGGGAGGCGTGATCGCGATCGATCCCTTGCCAGGGTTCGGGACAGAGCCTGATCGGCAGGTCCTCGCGCGCCATACGACACAAAACTTGACACGCCCGGCAAGCCTTGCCGGCATCGCTGGCGCAGGAGGTGACGCATGA